One part of the Symphalangus syndactylus isolate Jambi chromosome 1, NHGRI_mSymSyn1-v2.1_pri, whole genome shotgun sequence genome encodes these proteins:
- the FIBP gene encoding acidic fibroblast growth factor intracellular-binding protein isoform X2 — protein sequence MTSELDIFVGNTTLIDEDVYRLWLDGYSVTDAVALRVRSGILEQTGATAAVLQSDTMDHYRTFHMLERLLHAPPKLLHQLIFQIPPSRQALLIERYYAFDEAFVREVLGKKLSKGTKKDLDDISTKTGITLKSCRRQFDNFKRVFKVVEEMRGSLVDNIQQHFLLSDRLARDYAAIVFFANNRFETGKKKLQYLSFGDFAFCAELMIQNWTLGAVDSQMDDMDMDLDKEFLQDLKELKVLVADKDLLDLHKSLVCTALRGKLGVFSEMEANFKNLSRGLVNVAAKLTHNKDVRDLFVDLVEKFVEPCRSDHWPLGDVRFFLNQYSASVHSLDGFRHQALWDRYMGTLRGCLLRLYHD from the exons ATGACCAGCGAGCTGGACATCTTCGTGGGGAACACAACCCTTATCGACGAGGACGTGTATCGCCTCTGGCTCGATGGTTACTCGG TGACCGACGCGGTGGCCCTGCGGGTGCGCTCGGGAATCCTGGAGCAGACGGGCGCCACGGCAGCGGTGTTGCAGAGCGACACCATGGACCATTACCGCACCTTCCACATGCTCGAGCGGCTGTTGCACGCGCCGCCCAAGCTACTGCACCAGCTCATCTTCCAGATTCCGCCCTCCCGGCAGGCGCTACTCATCGAGAG GTACTATGCCTTTGATGAGGCCTTTGTTCGGGAGGTGCTGGGCAAGAAGCTGTCCAAAGGCACCAAGAAAGACCTGGATGACATCAGCACCAAAACAGGCATCACCCTCAAGAGCTGCCGGAGACAG TTTGACAACTTTAAGCGGGTCTTCAAGGTGGTAGAGGAAATGCGGGGCTCCCTGGTGGACAATATTCAGCAACACTTCCTCCTCTCTGACCGGTTGGCCAG GGACTATGCAGCCATCGTCTTCTTTGCTAACAACCGCTTTGAGACAGGGAAGAAAAAACTGCAGTATCTGAGCTTCGGTGACTTTGCCTTCTGCGCTGAGCTCATGATCCAAAACTGGACCCTTGGAGCCGTCG ACTCGCAGATGGATGACATGGACATGGACTTAGACAAGGAATTTCTCCAGGACTTGAAGGAGCTCAAGGTGCTAGTGGCTGACAAGGACCTTCTGGACCTGCACAAGAG CCTGGTGTGCACTGCTCTCCGGGGAAAGCTGGGTGTCTTCTCTGAGATGGAAGCCAACTTCAAG AACCTGTCCCGGGGGCTGGTGAACGTGGCGGCCAAGCTGACCCACAATAAAGATGTCAGAGACCTGTTCGTGGACCTCGTGGAGAAG TTTGTGGAACCCTGCCGCTCCGACCACTGGCCACTCGGCGACGTGCGGTTCTTCCTGAATCAGTATTCAGCGTCTGTCCACTCCCTCGATGGCTTCCG ACACCAGGCCCTCTGGGACCGCTACATGGGCACCCTCCGCGGCTGCCTCCTGCGCCTGTATCATGACTGA
- the FIBP gene encoding acidic fibroblast growth factor intracellular-binding protein isoform X1: MTSELDIFVGNTTLIDEDVYRLWLDGYSVTDAVALRVRSGILEQTGATAAVLQSDTMDHYRTFHMLERLLHAPPKLLHQLIFQIPPSRQALLIERYYAFDEAFVREVLGKKLSKGTKKDLDDISTKTGITLKSCRRQFDNFKRVFKVVEEMRGSLVDNIQQHFLLSDRLARDYAAIVFFANNRFETGKKKLQYLSFGDFAFCAELMIQNWTLGAVGEAPTDPDSQMDDMDMDLDKEFLQDLKELKVLVADKDLLDLHKSLVCTALRGKLGVFSEMEANFKNLSRGLVNVAAKLTHNKDVRDLFVDLVEKFVEPCRSDHWPLGDVRFFLNQYSASVHSLDGFRHQALWDRYMGTLRGCLLRLYHD, encoded by the exons ATGACCAGCGAGCTGGACATCTTCGTGGGGAACACAACCCTTATCGACGAGGACGTGTATCGCCTCTGGCTCGATGGTTACTCGG TGACCGACGCGGTGGCCCTGCGGGTGCGCTCGGGAATCCTGGAGCAGACGGGCGCCACGGCAGCGGTGTTGCAGAGCGACACCATGGACCATTACCGCACCTTCCACATGCTCGAGCGGCTGTTGCACGCGCCGCCCAAGCTACTGCACCAGCTCATCTTCCAGATTCCGCCCTCCCGGCAGGCGCTACTCATCGAGAG GTACTATGCCTTTGATGAGGCCTTTGTTCGGGAGGTGCTGGGCAAGAAGCTGTCCAAAGGCACCAAGAAAGACCTGGATGACATCAGCACCAAAACAGGCATCACCCTCAAGAGCTGCCGGAGACAG TTTGACAACTTTAAGCGGGTCTTCAAGGTGGTAGAGGAAATGCGGGGCTCCCTGGTGGACAATATTCAGCAACACTTCCTCCTCTCTGACCGGTTGGCCAG GGACTATGCAGCCATCGTCTTCTTTGCTAACAACCGCTTTGAGACAGGGAAGAAAAAACTGCAGTATCTGAGCTTCGGTGACTTTGCCTTCTGCGCTGAGCTCATGATCCAAAACTGGACCCTTGGAGCCGTCGGTGAGGCCCCCACTGACCCAG ACTCGCAGATGGATGACATGGACATGGACTTAGACAAGGAATTTCTCCAGGACTTGAAGGAGCTCAAGGTGCTAGTGGCTGACAAGGACCTTCTGGACCTGCACAAGAG CCTGGTGTGCACTGCTCTCCGGGGAAAGCTGGGTGTCTTCTCTGAGATGGAAGCCAACTTCAAG AACCTGTCCCGGGGGCTGGTGAACGTGGCGGCCAAGCTGACCCACAATAAAGATGTCAGAGACCTGTTCGTGGACCTCGTGGAGAAG TTTGTGGAACCCTGCCGCTCCGACCACTGGCCACTCGGCGACGTGCGGTTCTTCCTGAATCAGTATTCAGCGTCTGTCCACTCCCTCGATGGCTTCCG ACACCAGGCCCTCTGGGACCGCTACATGGGCACCCTCCGCGGCTGCCTCCTGCGCCTGTATCATGACTGA